From a region of the Daphnia pulicaria isolate SC F1-1A chromosome 1, SC_F0-13Bv2, whole genome shotgun sequence genome:
- the LOC124315304 gene encoding uncharacterized protein LOC124315304, which yields MPQPKWYNKSLSELCMDSIVDNMEKWTALRNSEHVSCHFYHLPSHCLEYIIRCLIEKGRLKEEMLELLINPHSKVLDLSTTYTFVQESDLERNLQIVRIASVRCSQLTTLKIGGYHDDSVKILEDDIFFSMLQLFEHLQVLDLSYSTYGASCMQSLGATRKPILRELLVDCCPNVTDTVMLEFCIGQRSLYKLSFRRTAVTSVGIKFAIEHLTELKEIAFDEEHNILKIFRDIHNESRESKKYSFTMLSIPRYVPYDKGGISLMVSMCPALVHLVMHTIEGITDVELLGFRELKQIKSLIYFPGSFLTFPFHGGVVPILRVHGYSLECLHLPPVPSGKVHLIIECCPNIRRLYLSIEDRPSDIAEQEEDLRSHEAAPLRMLETLVLLSSTYISPFVISPEILVFLLSSPALTILTIWNCHTLTDQIIEKACARNTFKDLTKLEFLNCRNVNQKGIDFFMNEMNPLSRIILERCGDLDILRLKEMAKEKNWNQVQVLNH from the exons ATGCCTCAGCCGAAATGGTACAACAAATCTCTATCAGAATTGTGTATGGACAGTATCGTCGATAACATGGAGAAATGGACGGCATTGCGTAACTCGGAGCACGTTTCCTGTCATTTTTATCATCTAC CTTCACATTGTCTGGAGTACATTATTCGATGTCTCATAGAAAAGGGAAGGCTAAAAGAGGAGATGTTGGAATTACTCATCAACCCACATTCGAAAGTTCTTGATTTATCAACAACTTATACATTTGTGCAGGAAAGTGATCTCGAAAGAAATCTTCAGATTGTGCGCATAGCTTCAGTCAGATGTTcg CAACTAACTACATTAAAGATTGGTGGTTATCATGATGACAGTGTAAAAATATTGGAAgacgatatttttttttccatgttgCAGCTATTTGAACACTTGCAAGTTCTTGATTTGTCTTACTCAACATATGGTGCTAGTTGCATGCAAAGTCTTGGAGCAACTCGTAAACCAATACTAAG GGAGTTACTAGTTGATTGCTGCCCCAATGTAACGGATACCGTAATGCTTGAGTTTTGCATCGGACAAAGGTCCCTTTACAAATTATCCTTTAGGAGAACAGCAGTGACTTCTGTCGGAATTAAATTTGCCATCGAACATTTAACGGAACTGAAAGAAATAGCATTTGACGAAGAGCACAATATCCTCAAAATCTTCCGTGACATTCACAATGAATCCAGAGAATCGAAAAAATATTCGTTCACCATGTTGTCTATTCCACGTTACGTTCCTTACGACAAAGGCGGCATTTCGTTGATGGTTTCCATGTGTCCTGCCCTAGTCCATCTTGTCATGCACACGATTGAAGGAATTACGGATGTGGAGTTGTTAG GTTTTCGTGAActtaaacaaatcaaaagtcTCATATATTTTCCTGGCAGTTTTTTGACGTTCCCTTTTCACGGCGGTGTAGTTCCTATTCTTCGAGTCCATGGCTATTCATTAGAATGCTTACACTTGCCTCCGGTTCCGAGCGGAAAAGTACATTTAATCATCGAGTGCTGCCCAAATATTCGGAGACTTTATCTTTCTATAGAAGATAGGCCTAGTGACATTGCCGAGCAAGAA GAAGATCTTAGGTCCCATGAAGCAGCTCCGTTAAGGATGTTGGAAACCCTCGTTCTGCTTAGTTCTACTTACATTTCGCCATTCGTCATTTCTCCCGAGATTTTGGTGTTTCTCTTGTCTTCCCCTGCTCTTACCATTTTAACCATTTGGAATTGTCACACTCTTACTGACCAGATAATTGAGAAAGCTTGCGCTAGGAACACCTTCAAAGATTTGACCAAGCTAGAGTTTTTAAATTGTCGTAATGTTAACCAGAAAGGCATCGATTTCTTCATGAACGAAATGAATCCCTTGTCAAGAATTATTTTGGAAAGATGTGGTGATCTGGACATTTTGCGATTGAAAGAAATGGCAAAAGAGAAGAATTGGAATCAGGTACAAGTGTTAAATCATTGA